A single genomic interval of Aureliella helgolandensis harbors:
- the metG gene encoding methionine--tRNA ligase produces MVTKTRKILVTAALPYANGPIHIGHLVEYIQTDIWVRFQKLRGHRCVFVCADDTHGTAIMLRARAEQRSEEALIAETQAAHERDFAGFQVAFDNYGSTNSPENYELGKQIWSALRQSGLIVEREVDQLFDPVAGTFLADRFVRGTCPKCAAKDQYGDNCDKCGATYSPADLIDPVSTLSGATPEVRSALHLFVELEQLHSFLEEWTQSGEHLQREVANYLKGHFLCDPLRDWDISRPAPYFGFEIPDAPGNYWYVWFDAPIGYIASTWQWCKRHGEELSAWWQSPETEVHHFIGKDITYFHTLFWPGMLKTAGFSLPTKVHIHGFLNVGGEKMSKSKGTFIKAETYLKHLDPAYLRYYFASKLGPRLDDLDLNLEEFATKVNADMVGKVVNLASRTAKFAAKTGLAERYPEDGGLFAEAAAAGEAIAEAYEACDFARAMRLTMELADRANPYVENAQPWVLAKDPERQQELQNVCTVALNLFRQLAVYLAPVLPRLAEQCGQLLGDEITAWSQSQQPLTGISIGKFEHMLTRVKREDIEAMIDDSKEEATPAAPADVAGVPASDLWNDSGDALAAEPLAETCTIDDFVKIDLRVARILTAEQVPDARKLLKLTLGLGGDEQKTVFAGIKAAYEPESLVGRLVICVANLAPRQMKFGLSEGMVAAAGGGGAEVFLLSPDSGAKPGQRVH; encoded by the coding sequence TTGGTCACGAAAACACGAAAAATATTGGTGACGGCGGCGCTCCCCTATGCGAACGGCCCGATTCATATTGGGCACTTGGTGGAGTATATCCAAACGGATATTTGGGTGCGCTTCCAGAAGTTGCGTGGCCATCGCTGTGTTTTCGTGTGCGCCGATGACACGCACGGTACCGCCATTATGCTCCGAGCTCGAGCTGAGCAACGTAGTGAAGAAGCGTTGATCGCCGAAACTCAGGCCGCGCATGAGCGAGATTTTGCTGGCTTCCAGGTGGCTTTTGATAATTACGGTAGCACCAACTCGCCCGAGAACTATGAGTTGGGGAAGCAGATTTGGTCCGCCCTGCGGCAGTCGGGGTTGATCGTTGAACGCGAGGTGGACCAGCTGTTTGATCCCGTCGCCGGAACGTTCTTGGCCGACCGCTTTGTGAGAGGCACCTGTCCGAAGTGTGCTGCCAAAGACCAGTATGGGGATAATTGTGACAAGTGTGGAGCGACCTACTCGCCCGCCGATTTGATCGACCCGGTCAGTACGCTCTCGGGGGCGACGCCGGAGGTTCGCAGTGCCCTGCACCTGTTCGTAGAGTTGGAGCAACTGCACTCCTTCCTGGAGGAATGGACGCAGAGTGGTGAGCACTTGCAGCGAGAGGTGGCGAATTACCTGAAGGGGCATTTCCTGTGCGACCCGCTTCGCGACTGGGATATCTCCCGCCCTGCCCCGTATTTTGGTTTTGAGATTCCCGATGCACCCGGCAACTACTGGTATGTCTGGTTTGACGCTCCGATAGGCTATATCGCGAGTACGTGGCAGTGGTGCAAACGCCATGGGGAGGAATTGTCCGCCTGGTGGCAGAGCCCCGAAACCGAAGTGCATCATTTTATTGGCAAGGACATCACCTACTTTCATACGTTGTTTTGGCCTGGAATGCTCAAGACGGCTGGCTTTAGTCTGCCGACGAAGGTCCACATTCATGGGTTTTTGAATGTAGGCGGGGAAAAGATGAGCAAGTCCAAGGGGACGTTCATCAAGGCAGAGACGTACCTCAAGCATCTCGATCCGGCATATTTGCGGTACTACTTCGCCAGCAAGCTTGGGCCTCGCCTCGATGATCTCGACTTGAACTTGGAAGAATTTGCCACCAAGGTGAATGCCGATATGGTCGGCAAGGTCGTCAATTTGGCGAGTCGGACAGCCAAGTTTGCAGCCAAGACCGGGCTGGCAGAACGCTATCCCGAGGATGGCGGCTTGTTTGCTGAGGCGGCAGCGGCTGGGGAGGCGATTGCTGAGGCCTATGAGGCATGTGATTTTGCGAGGGCGATGCGCTTGACTATGGAATTGGCCGATCGGGCCAATCCCTATGTTGAAAATGCGCAGCCCTGGGTGCTCGCGAAAGATCCCGAGCGGCAACAAGAATTGCAGAATGTCTGCACCGTAGCGCTGAATCTGTTCCGGCAGCTAGCTGTTTACCTGGCGCCCGTGCTGCCTCGCCTAGCGGAGCAATGTGGACAGTTGTTGGGGGACGAGATCACTGCTTGGAGTCAGAGTCAGCAACCACTCACTGGTATTTCCATTGGTAAGTTTGAGCATATGCTCACCCGCGTAAAGCGAGAGGATATTGAAGCGATGATCGACGATAGTAAAGAAGAAGCAACCCCCGCAGCTCCAGCCGACGTGGCAGGCGTTCCAGCGTCCGATCTGTGGAACGACTCGGGAGATGCCTTGGCGGCAGAACCGCTGGCCGAGACTTGTACGATCGATGACTTTGTGAAGATTGATCTGCGAGTTGCGAGAATTTTGACAGCAGAACAAGTGCCCGACGCGCGCAAGCTATTGAAGCTGACGCTAGGGTTGGGCGGGGATGAGCAGAAAACCGTCTTTGCTGGCATCAAGGCGGCCTATGAGCCGGAGTCGCTAGTGGGGCGGTTGGTGATTTGCGTAGCGAATTTGGCACCGCGCCAGATGAAATTCGGCCTGAGCGAAGGGATGGTCGCAGCAGCAGGCGGGGGAGGAGCCGAAGTCTTCTTACTCTCGCCTGACTCGGGAGCGAAGCCCGGCCAACGCGTGCACTAA
- the rplS gene encoding 50S ribosomal protein L19 produces the protein MSQKIMAMVEQAAMKTEVPQFDIGDTVDVHTKIQEGNKERIQVFSGVVIARNGSGTRSMFVVRRIVAGEGVERKFPVHSPRIERIEVKRRSVVRRAKLYFLRERSGKAVRLKERRI, from the coding sequence ATGAGCCAGAAGATTATGGCCATGGTCGAACAGGCCGCCATGAAGACTGAAGTTCCACAATTTGACATTGGGGACACAGTCGATGTTCACACTAAGATCCAAGAAGGCAACAAGGAACGCATCCAAGTCTTCTCGGGTGTCGTTATCGCACGCAACGGTAGCGGAACGCGTTCCATGTTCGTCGTCCGCCGGATCGTAGCTGGCGAAGGTGTCGAGCGTAAGTTCCCGGTCCACTCGCCTCGCATTGAACGAATCGAAGTCAAGCGCCGCAGCGTGGTTCGTCGCGCCAAGCTCTACTTCCTACGCGAACGCAGTGGCAAGGCGGTTCGCCTCAAAGAACGCCGCATCTAG
- a CDS encoding YraN family protein: protein MPWPTSNAPPNNQPSDLGPAGERLAARFLQKQGYRILERSHRQRLGEIDLIALDGQTIVFVEVKTRSSSLGADPSEAVDLRKQTKLTRAALVYLKKRNLLETPARFDVVSIVWPHPTRGQPRLRHFPNAFEATGRGQMFS, encoded by the coding sequence ATGCCTTGGCCAACCAGCAATGCTCCCCCAAACAACCAACCATCCGACCTCGGCCCGGCTGGCGAACGCTTAGCGGCACGCTTCCTGCAAAAGCAGGGCTACCGCATTCTAGAACGCAGCCATCGTCAGCGCCTCGGGGAGATCGATCTAATCGCTCTGGATGGTCAGACAATCGTATTCGTCGAAGTCAAAACGCGCAGCTCCTCCCTCGGCGCCGATCCGTCGGAAGCCGTCGACCTCCGCAAGCAAACCAAGCTAACCCGAGCTGCTTTGGTCTACCTCAAGAAACGAAATCTGCTTGAAACACCAGCTCGCTTCGACGTGGTCTCCATCGTCTGGCCCCACCCCACTCGGGGGCAGCCCAGGCTTCGGCACTTCCCCAATGCCTTCGAAGCAACCGGGCGCGGACAAATGTTCAGCTAG
- a CDS encoding Gfo/Idh/MocA family protein: protein MQRRNFLQASAAAAGIAASAKESLAALADQPVKRVGLIGTGWYGKIDLLRLIQVAPVEVVSLCDVDSQMLLEAGEIVAGRQASGQVPRLYDDYREMLAEKDLDLVLVATPDHWHALAMIEAVKSGADVYVQKPTGVDVVESRAMLAAARKYERVVQVGTQRRSTPHLIEAKRRVIDEGLLGNVGHAEICCYYHMRAKGSPPDMPPPENLDYEMWTGPAPLLPYCSLRHPRKWRANMEYGNGIVGDMCVHMLDLTRWMLDLGWPQRVSSSGGILMDKASRSNISDTQTATFEFEGLDVVWNHRSWGASPDPDYPWASIIYGDRGTLKMDVHKYEFIPNGRGEALRGEALFEYDKYPEDETEKDLERHVASAVRGHMLDWLAAVESRGRPVADIEQGHISSSSCILANVSMELERTLEWDAKLHRVVGDAEANRKLSRPYREPWVHPTVDKV from the coding sequence ATGCAACGCCGTAATTTCCTACAGGCTTCTGCTGCCGCTGCGGGGATAGCTGCTTCCGCGAAAGAATCTTTGGCGGCTTTGGCGGACCAGCCTGTCAAACGCGTGGGGCTGATTGGTACCGGTTGGTATGGCAAGATTGACTTGCTCCGCTTGATTCAAGTTGCACCGGTGGAGGTTGTTTCGCTGTGCGATGTGGACAGTCAGATGCTGCTGGAGGCTGGGGAGATTGTGGCGGGGCGCCAAGCCAGCGGCCAGGTCCCTCGGCTGTACGACGACTATCGAGAAATGTTGGCTGAGAAGGACCTCGATTTGGTCCTGGTGGCTACACCGGATCATTGGCATGCGTTGGCCATGATTGAAGCGGTGAAGTCGGGGGCGGATGTATATGTGCAGAAGCCGACCGGAGTCGATGTGGTGGAGAGTCGCGCGATGTTGGCGGCGGCGCGCAAGTATGAGCGAGTGGTGCAGGTTGGCACGCAGCGACGGAGCACGCCGCACCTAATTGAAGCGAAGCGACGGGTGATCGATGAAGGCTTGCTGGGGAATGTGGGGCACGCTGAGATTTGTTGCTATTACCACATGCGGGCCAAGGGGAGTCCGCCGGATATGCCCCCGCCCGAGAATCTCGATTACGAAATGTGGACGGGCCCTGCCCCGCTACTCCCCTATTGTTCATTGCGGCATCCACGCAAATGGCGAGCAAACATGGAGTATGGCAATGGCATCGTGGGGGACATGTGCGTGCACATGCTCGATCTGACCCGCTGGATGTTGGATTTGGGTTGGCCGCAGCGTGTTTCGAGCAGTGGTGGGATCCTAATGGATAAGGCCAGTCGCTCTAATATCAGCGATACGCAAACCGCCACGTTCGAATTTGAGGGGTTGGACGTGGTGTGGAACCATCGCAGTTGGGGAGCTAGTCCGGATCCCGATTATCCGTGGGCTAGCATCATCTACGGCGACAGGGGGACGCTAAAGATGGATGTGCATAAGTATGAATTCATCCCCAACGGCCGCGGCGAAGCGCTGCGTGGCGAAGCTCTGTTTGAGTATGACAAGTATCCCGAGGATGAGACCGAGAAGGACCTTGAGCGGCATGTTGCGTCGGCCGTTCGAGGGCACATGCTTGATTGGTTAGCCGCCGTGGAAAGCCGCGGCCGACCGGTGGCGGATATTGAGCAGGGGCATATCTCATCGTCCTCTTGTATCCTGGCAAACGTGTCGATGGAGCTGGAGAGGACGCTGGAGTGGGATGCGAAGCTGCATCGCGTTGTGGGGGATGCCGAGGCAAATCGCAAGTTGTCGCGTCCCTACCGTGAGCCTTGGGTGCATCCGACGGTCGACAAGGTGTGA
- the rpsU gene encoding 30S ribosomal protein S21, translating into MVKLMVRDRETIQEAVRRFRKLVERSGIKKEMRRREYYEKPSEVKRRSRLRAERRARRTRQLSAT; encoded by the coding sequence ATGGTCAAGTTGATGGTTCGCGACCGCGAAACGATTCAAGAAGCGGTCCGACGTTTCCGAAAACTAGTAGAGCGAAGTGGCATTAAGAAAGAGATGCGTCGCCGCGAGTATTACGAAAAGCCAAGTGAAGTGAAGCGTCGCAGCCGACTTCGAGCAGAGCGTCGCGCACGCCGCACCCGTCAACTGTCCGCTACCTAG
- a CDS encoding nucleoside hydrolase, producing MNKIFLVGSMLLLLVGTLGAARASEKAVRVIVDADTANEIDDIYAIVRALVAPEFRVEGVTSAHFTRSTEPNETVHRSQVLNEQILDSMGLSGSIPHPIGADRSMAAPTEPVDSPAARLIIERAHAGTADDKLVVFALGACTNLASALVLDPSIESKVVFAFIDGDYQDSRWGPGIFNWRNDIHAVKAIFESDVEYIHMPARSVSVEMVLLKKDVDAHFKGRGGVWDLMVDRWETFSRTAGKPSKVMWDVALIEAVLRPKLATPVVVGAPIIHDAQNVAQFPDNPRRVKVFEAIDSQGMARDFWDAMDAASLK from the coding sequence TTGAATAAAATATTTCTTGTTGGCAGTATGCTCCTGTTGCTGGTCGGAACATTGGGAGCGGCAAGAGCCTCTGAGAAGGCAGTGCGAGTGATCGTCGACGCGGATACCGCGAATGAAATCGACGATATCTATGCGATTGTTCGAGCTCTGGTTGCGCCCGAGTTTCGAGTCGAGGGGGTGACATCGGCTCACTTCACGCGCTCTACAGAACCCAACGAAACCGTCCATCGAAGCCAGGTGCTCAACGAGCAAATCTTGGATTCGATGGGGCTGAGTGGATCGATTCCCCATCCAATCGGAGCCGATCGTTCGATGGCTGCACCGACCGAGCCCGTTGATTCGCCAGCCGCTCGGTTGATTATCGAAAGAGCCCACGCCGGAACCGCCGACGATAAGCTCGTGGTGTTTGCACTTGGAGCGTGCACGAACCTAGCGTCGGCCCTTGTTTTGGATCCCTCCATCGAGTCGAAAGTGGTCTTCGCCTTCATTGATGGCGATTACCAAGACAGTCGCTGGGGACCAGGGATCTTCAACTGGAGAAATGACATCCACGCCGTCAAAGCGATTTTTGAATCGGATGTAGAATACATTCACATGCCAGCTCGCTCGGTCAGTGTGGAGATGGTCCTGCTCAAAAAAGACGTGGACGCACACTTTAAGGGCCGGGGCGGCGTTTGGGATCTGATGGTAGACCGCTGGGAAACCTTTTCTCGCACTGCCGGAAAACCCTCCAAAGTCATGTGGGACGTGGCTCTCATCGAAGCCGTGTTGCGCCCGAAACTAGCGACCCCTGTCGTCGTCGGTGCGCCTATTATCCACGATGCTCAAAATGTCGCGCAATTTCCCGACAACCCGCGACGCGTCAAAGTCTTTGAAGCGATCGACTCTCAGGGGATGGCTCGCGACTTCTGGGACGCCATGGACGCAGCAAGCTTGAAATAA
- a CDS encoding IS4 family transposase, with translation MCHHPFDSFRCRVQHARQHGDLYFAALISKETIASVFGNASAILDSARVYNTSVTLWVFLSQVMSIHHGCVSAVAKLITHRVANNQTACSAETGAYCIARDKIDEQSMQRLVTASGLAIEDSSPDHWRWLGHRVITADGATVTMADTSENQAAYPQLSSQAPGCGFPILRVVVLFALSTGVVLDMAMGRYKGKFTHEVSLFRQIDAIIEETDIFLADRAYAGWFEMARMIQRGAHVVVRKHQLRKSDFRTGIGYGKDDHSIQIDKPARPDWMSIEEYETYPDFITIREIRIRVENNGFRTREIIVHTSLSDDTEYTREDIAALFRRRWQAELHLRSLKTVMQMEHLRCKKPHRVRNEIRTHMLAYNLIRGVMSEAAVEGDVQPWHISFKSTLTTVTDMLPVLGLISNADELCTVLYRCCLQHAVGNRPDRYEPRVLKRRPKKYKLMQKPRSEYKPGEA, from the coding sequence GTGTGCCATCATCCGTTTGATTCGTTCCGCTGTCGAGTCCAACATGCGCGCCAACACGGCGATCTTTACTTCGCCGCCTTGATCTCCAAAGAGACTATCGCGTCAGTCTTTGGCAATGCAAGTGCCATTCTCGATTCGGCCAGAGTTTACAACACATCGGTCACGCTGTGGGTCTTCCTCTCGCAAGTCATGAGCATCCACCACGGCTGCGTCTCTGCGGTCGCCAAGCTGATCACCCATCGAGTCGCCAACAACCAAACTGCTTGCTCTGCCGAAACCGGTGCTTACTGCATTGCTCGAGACAAAATCGACGAGCAATCCATGCAACGTCTTGTGACGGCCAGCGGACTTGCGATTGAAGACAGCAGTCCCGACCATTGGCGATGGCTGGGGCACCGCGTGATCACCGCCGATGGTGCCACCGTTACGATGGCAGACACGTCGGAGAATCAAGCCGCCTACCCGCAACTTAGTAGTCAAGCACCCGGTTGTGGATTTCCGATCTTGCGAGTCGTTGTACTGTTCGCGTTGTCGACTGGCGTTGTGCTCGACATGGCGATGGGCCGATACAAAGGTAAGTTCACTCACGAAGTAAGTTTGTTTCGTCAGATCGACGCAATCATCGAAGAAACCGATATTTTCCTAGCTGATCGCGCCTATGCGGGTTGGTTCGAGATGGCGAGGATGATTCAACGTGGTGCACACGTCGTTGTTCGCAAACACCAGTTGCGCAAGTCAGATTTTCGGACTGGAATTGGTTACGGCAAAGACGATCACTCCATCCAAATCGACAAGCCAGCTCGTCCCGACTGGATGAGCATTGAAGAGTACGAGACGTACCCGGACTTCATCACCATTCGCGAGATCCGTATCCGAGTTGAGAACAACGGATTTCGCACTCGCGAGATTATCGTTCACACATCGCTGTCGGACGATACGGAGTACACGAGGGAGGACATCGCGGCCCTGTTCCGTAGAAGGTGGCAAGCAGAACTTCATTTACGGAGCTTGAAAACGGTCATGCAGATGGAACACTTGCGCTGTAAAAAGCCGCATCGAGTGCGGAACGAAATTCGGACGCACATGTTGGCTTACAATTTGATTCGCGGGGTGATGTCTGAAGCGGCCGTCGAAGGCGACGTTCAACCTTGGCATATCAGTTTCAAGTCAACACTGACAACGGTGACGGATATGCTTCCGGTTCTAGGCCTAATCAGCAACGCCGATGAATTATGCACGGTGTTGTACCGCTGCTGCTTGCAACACGCAGTTGGCAATCGACCGGACCGCTACGAGCCCAGGGTGCTCAAGCGAAGACCGAAGAAATACAAGCTGATGCAAAAGCCAAGAAGCGAATACAAACCCGGGGAGGCATAG
- a CDS encoding sodium:solute symporter family protein has protein sequence MTLIDYLVLGAYFLVMIAIGVWAMRRVSDQEDYFMGGRGFGKILQTFAAFGAGTGAHEPVQVGSTAWTSGLSGVWSALMWLFVTPIYWITAVWYRRMRHLTLGDWFVERYESRAMGVAYTLFAIVFYMVYLSTMFSAIAAFAVPLVGVENGLFGLELKYTLIPGIAAIVIVYGVLGGLTAAYWTDLIQGLFIILLSVLLIPFGLWALAKKYGAEGQQGLMDGFRIMHERVSSDHFSLFSGPSSGEFPIHYIISLSLLGMVGIVVQPHFIATGGGSAKTEDEARIGLVVGNFLKRLCTAGWALTALIALALLAGSAEIATNPDRVWGVAAREILGPLNLGLVGLMLACLLAAMMSSADTYMIVTSGLVVRNVYAAYIDSNASEKKYVLVGRLTGLLIIVGAAVFAIMYADVFAQFKIAMELPILFAAPFWVGMYWRRANRTAVWGTILFSLLLFFVLPVVIPSAWPGLRENPTLSTTTHIVTKTFEREATESDVARHEAWVAAQAALAQADAEGKVSLGPEPPQAILGEPITIQLRSGGTSIFWKGDVKPAGEPQLELVEEHQEGEMFVRVERKVGPQVGQGSFNFDFLLYSALGIDLSGASKATLETLRLPTRLLMPFVVLLLLSFLTPRGTDEALNRYFAKMNTPVLADHKADQLALQAAYASPKATEGRKIFPGSDWEFVRPTIMDVGGFVASCCVCVLIIGLLMWLANIGS, from the coding sequence ATGACTCTCATTGACTATCTCGTACTCGGCGCCTATTTCCTGGTGATGATTGCTATCGGCGTTTGGGCCATGCGGCGCGTGAGCGATCAAGAAGATTACTTCATGGGGGGGCGAGGTTTCGGCAAGATATTGCAGACGTTTGCGGCGTTTGGTGCCGGGACTGGCGCTCACGAACCGGTTCAAGTCGGTAGCACTGCATGGACCAGTGGACTGAGCGGCGTGTGGTCAGCTTTGATGTGGCTGTTTGTTACGCCCATCTATTGGATTACTGCAGTCTGGTATCGGCGAATGCGGCATTTGACGCTGGGCGATTGGTTTGTAGAGCGTTATGAATCGCGGGCCATGGGAGTTGCCTACACTCTCTTTGCAATCGTGTTCTACATGGTTTACTTGTCCACCATGTTCTCCGCCATTGCCGCTTTTGCCGTCCCGTTGGTTGGCGTTGAGAACGGATTGTTTGGGTTGGAACTCAAGTACACTTTGATCCCTGGGATCGCTGCAATTGTGATTGTTTATGGTGTGCTAGGCGGGCTAACCGCTGCATACTGGACAGATTTGATTCAAGGTTTGTTCATTATCCTACTGTCGGTTCTGCTGATTCCCTTCGGTCTGTGGGCGCTGGCCAAGAAGTATGGAGCAGAGGGGCAGCAGGGATTGATGGATGGTTTTCGGATCATGCATGAACGCGTTTCCAGCGACCATTTCAGTCTCTTCTCCGGGCCGAGCAGTGGTGAGTTTCCCATTCACTACATCATTTCCCTCTCGCTGCTAGGGATGGTCGGAATCGTGGTTCAGCCGCACTTTATTGCCACCGGTGGTGGTTCCGCGAAAACCGAAGATGAAGCCCGTATCGGCTTGGTCGTTGGCAATTTTCTCAAGCGACTTTGTACAGCCGGCTGGGCTCTCACGGCGCTGATCGCGTTGGCCTTGTTGGCCGGCAGTGCTGAAATTGCAACGAACCCGGATCGAGTGTGGGGTGTGGCCGCTCGCGAGATACTCGGCCCACTCAACTTGGGGCTCGTGGGACTCATGCTCGCCTGCCTATTGGCGGCGATGATGAGCTCGGCAGATACCTACATGATTGTGACCTCCGGCTTGGTTGTCAGAAACGTCTATGCCGCCTATATCGACTCCAATGCCAGTGAGAAGAAATACGTGCTCGTCGGACGACTCACCGGACTCTTGATTATCGTCGGTGCTGCGGTATTCGCGATCATGTATGCTGATGTGTTTGCGCAGTTCAAAATCGCAATGGAGCTGCCAATTTTGTTCGCGGCTCCCTTCTGGGTTGGCATGTACTGGCGGAGGGCCAATCGGACAGCCGTGTGGGGAACGATTCTATTTTCGCTGTTGCTATTCTTTGTCTTGCCGGTGGTCATCCCCAGTGCCTGGCCAGGTCTGCGCGAAAACCCAACGCTCTCGACGACGACGCATATCGTCACCAAAACGTTTGAGCGCGAGGCTACGGAGTCCGATGTCGCTCGACACGAGGCTTGGGTGGCCGCTCAGGCGGCGCTGGCACAGGCAGATGCTGAGGGCAAGGTATCGCTGGGCCCTGAACCACCGCAGGCCATCTTGGGAGAACCCATCACAATCCAACTGAGGAGTGGTGGGACGTCGATCTTTTGGAAGGGAGATGTCAAACCGGCTGGTGAGCCGCAACTGGAGCTGGTAGAGGAGCATCAGGAAGGAGAAATGTTCGTTCGCGTTGAGCGGAAGGTTGGGCCGCAGGTTGGGCAGGGAAGTTTCAATTTTGATTTCTTGCTCTATTCGGCTCTCGGCATTGACCTTTCGGGAGCGTCCAAGGCAACCCTCGAGACACTTCGCTTGCCTACCCGCTTGCTGATGCCATTCGTCGTCTTACTGCTGCTTAGTTTTCTGACGCCGCGCGGAACCGACGAAGCCTTGAATCGCTACTTTGCCAAGATGAATACTCCGGTATTGGCAGACCACAAGGCGGACCAACTTGCGCTGCAGGCAGCTTACGCCTCGCCCAAAGCCACCGAGGGACGCAAGATTTTTCCCGGCTCGGATTGGGAGTTTGTCCGCCCGACGATCATGGACGTGGGCGGATTTGTCGCTTCGTGCTGTGTGTGCGTGCTGATCATCGGTTTGCTCATGTGGCTAGCTAATATTGGCAGCTAA
- a CDS encoding ATP-dependent helicase: MEFNAEQQTALTSEARNLLVLAGAGTGKTRTIIGRARHLLATGVSPKRIVIVTFTRRAASEIRGRLIKAAGEDAATVVTGTFHNFCLRIMRSRQRWFGFTDLTVMDRDDQLQLMKLARGEIVGKDSSIAKAAQLVSFYSYARNTNQPPRKYLEKFAELDPPAVEIVLKIFAKYKERKLAGSYFDYDDILHRFAKVLHDSDEVRRKVAQQFDHVLVDEMQDTNPLQWLILESLAEYAHLFCVGDDAQSIYAFRGADFKNVHSFNSRLPNSETLKLEQNYRSTQPILDLANWLLEVSDLKYEKRLRAVRGAGDKPQLLDFENEYDEAEWIVGRIMKRHAEGARWDDHMVLCRSAYVARPVEGLLIERKIPYRFVGGIGLLQMAHVRDLLSVLRVAVNYRDELAWMRYLTLWPRIGEVTAAKMVCKIVSTSSSSEAASVLDEAVGKRTEIAEAVHLVARQQRAPSEAIQQLTQNLEPLFETRYENWESRSKDFRLLGKLAAKHQDVATFLETYTLDPMSASEASPSEGDDIVTLITVHSAKGTESKACYVVGVQPGNYPHTRSLDDAEAIEEERRVLYVALTRAEDELVLTRHFSRGPARVSWNAPVQTHYFLERLPKTLVDSKSLFGSLYDVSWDDDYIG; encoded by the coding sequence ATGGAATTCAATGCAGAACAGCAGACGGCGTTGACGAGTGAAGCGCGCAATCTGCTCGTATTGGCAGGAGCTGGGACGGGGAAAACTCGGACGATCATCGGCCGAGCGCGGCACTTGCTCGCTACCGGTGTTTCTCCCAAACGCATCGTGATCGTCACCTTCACTCGGCGTGCGGCCAGTGAAATACGCGGGCGTTTGATCAAAGCGGCCGGAGAGGATGCGGCTACCGTTGTCACGGGCACGTTCCACAATTTCTGCCTGAGGATCATGCGGTCCCGGCAGCGTTGGTTCGGTTTTACCGATCTGACGGTTATGGATCGTGATGACCAGTTGCAGTTGATGAAGCTCGCGCGAGGAGAGATTGTTGGCAAGGACTCGTCCATTGCCAAAGCCGCTCAGCTCGTAAGCTTCTACTCCTACGCCCGCAACACCAACCAGCCCCCGCGGAAGTATCTGGAAAAGTTTGCTGAGCTCGATCCACCTGCCGTTGAAATAGTGCTGAAGATTTTTGCGAAGTACAAAGAACGCAAGTTGGCGGGATCCTACTTCGATTACGACGATATCCTTCACCGCTTTGCCAAGGTCTTGCACGATAGCGACGAAGTCCGTCGCAAAGTGGCTCAGCAATTTGACCACGTGCTGGTCGATGAGATGCAGGATACCAACCCGCTGCAGTGGTTGATTCTCGAGAGCCTAGCCGAGTATGCGCATTTGTTCTGCGTGGGCGACGATGCGCAGAGTATTTACGCCTTTCGCGGCGCCGATTTCAAGAACGTGCACTCTTTCAACTCGAGGCTGCCCAATTCGGAGACCTTGAAGCTGGAGCAGAACTATCGATCGACTCAGCCCATCCTCGATTTGGCCAACTGGCTGCTCGAAGTCTCCGACCTCAAATACGAGAAACGCCTGCGGGCGGTGCGCGGAGCGGGCGATAAGCCACAGTTGCTCGATTTTGAGAATGAATACGATGAGGCTGAGTGGATTGTCGGCCGCATTATGAAGAGGCACGCCGAGGGGGCAAGGTGGGACGATCACATGGTGCTTTGCCGCTCCGCCTACGTAGCCCGACCGGTGGAAGGGTTGCTGATTGAACGCAAGATCCCCTATCGCTTTGTCGGTGGCATCGGCTTGCTGCAGATGGCCCATGTCCGTGACTTGCTGTCCGTGCTGCGGGTTGCCGTCAATTATCGAGATGAGTTGGCTTGGATGCGCTACCTAACGCTATGGCCTCGAATTGGCGAAGTGACCGCTGCAAAAATGGTTTGCAAGATTGTCAGCACTTCATCCTCTAGCGAAGCGGCCAGCGTGTTGGATGAAGCGGTGGGCAAACGCACTGAAATTGCAGAGGCAGTGCATCTCGTTGCTCGCCAGCAGCGAGCACCGAGTGAGGCCATCCAGCAGTTGACTCAGAATCTGGAACCGCTCTTTGAAACCCGCTACGAAAATTGGGAATCGCGCAGTAAGGATTTTCGTCTGCTGGGGAAATTGGCTGCCAAGCATCAGGATGTGGCGACGTTTCTGGAAACCTACACGCTTGATCCCATGTCGGCTAGCGAAGCCAGTCCCTCCGAGGGCGATGATATCGTCACGCTGATCACCGTGCACAGCGCGAAGGGAACGGAGTCCAAGGCGTGCTATGTGGTGGGAGTGCAGCCCGGCAATTACCCGCATACCCGCAGCCTGGACGATGCCGAGGCAATCGAGGAGGAACGCCGCGTTCTGTACGTAGCACTCACCCGAGCCGAAGACGAATTGGTGCTAACCCGGCACTTTTCGCGCGGCCCAGCCCGCGTCTCTTGGAATGCTCCGGTCCAAACCCACTACTTTCTGGAACGCTTGCCGAAAACCTTGGTGGACTCCAAGTCGCTCTTCGGATCGCTCTACGATGTTTCTTGGGACGACGATTACATCGGCTAA